From a single Chlorocebus sabaeus isolate Y175 chromosome X, mChlSab1.0.hap1, whole genome shotgun sequence genomic region:
- the ELK1 gene encoding ETS domain-containing protein Elk-1, protein MDPSVTLWQFLLQLLREQGNGHIISWTSRDGGEFKLVDAEEVARLWGLRKNKTNMNYDKLSRALRYYYDKNIIRKVSGQKFVYKFVSYPEVAGCSTEDCPPQPEVSVTSAMPNVAPAAVHAAPGDTASGKPGTPKGAGMAGPGGLARSSRNEYMRSGLYSTFTIQSLQPQPPPHPRPAVVLPNAAPAGAAAPPSGSRSTSPSPLEACLEAEEAGLPLQVILTPPEAPNLKSEELNVDPGLGRALPPEVKVEGPKEELEVARERGFVSETTKAEPEVPPQEGVPARLPAVVMDTAGQAGGHAASSPEISQPQKGRKPRDLELPLSPSLLGGPGPERTPGSGTGSGLQAPGPALTPSLLPTHTLTPVLLTPSSLPPSIHFWSTLSPIAPRSPAKLSFQFPSSGSAQVHIPSISVDGLSTPVVLSPGPQKP, encoded by the exons ATGGACCCATCTGTGACGCTGTGGCAGTTTCTGCTGCAGCTGCTGAGAGAGCAAGGCAATGGCCACATCATCTCCTGGACTTCACGGGATGGTGGTGAATTCAAGCTGGTGGATGCAGAGGAGGTGGCCCGTCTGTGGGGGCTACGCAAGAACAAGACCAACATGAATTACGACAAGCTCAGCCGGGCCTTGCGGTACTACTATGACAAG AACATCATCCGCAAGGTGAGCGGCCAGAAGTTCGTCTACAAGTTTGTGTCCTATCCTGAGGTCGCAGGGTGCTCCACTGAGGACTGCCCGCCCCAGCCAGAGGTGTCTGTTACCTCCGCCATGCCAaatgtggcccctgctgctgtacATGCCGCCCCAGGGGACACTGCCTCTGGAAAGCCAGGCACACCCAAGGGTGCAGGAATGGCAGGCCCAGGTGGTTTGGCACGCAGCAGCCGGAACGAGTACATGCGTTCGGGCCTCTATTCCACCTTCACCATCCAGTCTCTGCAGCCACAGCCACCCCCTCATCCTCGGCCTGCTGTGGTGCTCCCCAATGCAGCTCCTGCAGGAGCAGCAGCGCCCCCCTCGGGGAGCAGGAGCACCAGTCCAAGCCCCTTGGAGGCCtgcctggaggctgaggaggccggCTTGCCTCTGCAG GTCATCCTGACTCCGCCCGAGGCCCCAAACCTGAAATCGGAAGAGCTGAATGTGGACCCAGGTTTGGGCCGGGCTTTGCCCCCAGAAGTGAAAGTGGAAGGGCCCAAGGAAGAGTTGGAAGTTGCCAGGGAGAGAGGGTTTGTGTCGGAAACTACCAAGGCCGAGCCAGAAGTCCCTCCACAGGAGGGCGTGCCAGCCCGGCTGCCCGCGGTTGTTATGGACACCGCAGGGCAGGCGGGCGGCCACGCAGCTTCCAGCCCTGAGATCTCCCAGCCACAAAAGGGCCGGAAGCCCCGGGACCTAGAGCTTCCACTCAGCCCGAGCCTGCTCGGTGGGCCAGGACCCGAACGGACCCCAGGATCGGGAACTGGCTCCGGCCTCCAGGCGCCTGGGCCGGCGCTAACTCCGTCCCTACTTCCTACGCATACATTG ACCCCGGTGCTGCTGACACCCAGCTCGCTGCCTCCCAGCATTCACTTCTGGAGCACCCTGAGTCCCATTGCGCCCCGTAGCCCGGCCAAGCTCTCCTTCCAG TTTCCATCCAGTGGCAGCGCCCAGGTGCACATCCCTTCCATCAGCGTGGATGGCCTCTCGACCCCCGTGGTGCTCTCCCCAGGGCCCCAGAAGCCATga
- the CFP gene encoding properdin translates to MITEGAQAPCLLLPPLLLLLTLPATGSDPVLCFTQYEEPSGKCKGLLGGGVSVKDCCLNTAYAYQERNGGLCQPCRSPRWSLWSTWAPCSVTCSEGSQLRYRRCVGWNGQCSEKVALGTLEWQLQACEDQQCCPEMGGWSDWGPWEPCSVTCSKGMRTRRRACDHPAPKCGGHCPGEAQESEACDTKQVCPTHGAWAAWGPWTPCSGSCHGGPHEPKETRSRTCSAPEPSQKPPGKPCPGLAYEQRSCTGLPPCPVAGGWGPWGPVSPCPVTCGLGQTMERRTCDHPVPQHGGPSCAGDATRTHICNTAVPCPVDGEWDLWGQWSTCVRRNMKSISCEEIPGQQSRWRTCKGRKFDGHRCTGQQQDIRHCYSIQHCPLKGSWSEWSTWGLCMPPCGPNPTRARQRLCTPLLPKYPPTVSMVEGQGEKNVTFWGRPLPRCEELQGQKLVVEEKRPCLHVPACKDPEEEKL, encoded by the exons ATGATCACAGAGGGAGCGCAGGCCCCTTGCTTGCTGctgccgccgctgctgctgctgctaaccCTGCCAGCCACAG GCTCAGACCCCGTGCTCTGCTTCACCCAGTATGAAGAACCCTCCGGCAAGTGCAAGGGCCTCCTGGGGGGTGGTGTCAGCGTGAAAGACTGCTGTCTCAACACTGCCTATGCCTACCAGGAACGTAATGGCGGGCTCTGTCAGCCTTGCAG GTCCCCACGATGGTCCCTGTGGTCCACATGGGCCCCCTGTTCGGTGACATGCTCTGAGGGCTCCCAGCTGCGGTACCGGCGCTGTGTGGGCTGGAACGGGCAGTGCTCTGAGAAGGTGGCACTTGGGACCCTGGAGTGGCAGCTCCAGGCCTGTGAGGACCAGCAGTGCTGTCCTG AGATGGGCGGCTGGTCTGACTGGGGGCCCTGGGAGCCTTGCTCCGTCACCTGCTCCAAAGGGATGCGGACCCGCAGACGAGCCTGTGATCACCCTGCCCCCAAGTGTGGAGGCCACTGCCCAGGAGAGGCACAGGAATCAGAGGCCTGTGACACCAAGCAGGTCTGCCCCA CACACGGGGCCTGGGCCGCCTGGGGTCCCTGGACCCCCTGCTCAGGATCCTGCCACGGTGGACCCCATGAACCTAAGGAGACACGAAGCCGCACGTGTTCTGCACCTGAGCCTTCCCAGAAGCCTCCTGGGAAGCCCTGCCCGGGGCTAGCCTATGAGCAGCGGAGTTGCACCGGCCTGCCGCCTTGCCCAG tggctgggggctgggggccttGGGGCCCTGTGAGCCCCTGCCCTGTGACCTGTGGCCTGGGCCAGACCATGGAACGACGGACGTGCGATCACCCTGTGCCCCAGCATGGAGGCCCCTCCTGTGCTGGTGATGCCACCCGGACCCACATCTGCAACACAGCCGTGCCCTGCCCTG TGGATGGAGAGTGGGACTTGTGGGGGCAGTGGAGCACCTGTGTCCGCCGGAACATGAAGTCCATCAGCTGTGAAGAAATCCCAGGCCAGCAGTCACGCTGGAGGACCTGCAAGGGCCGCAAGTTTGACGGACATCGATGTACCGGGCAACAACAGGATATTCGGCACTGCTACAGCATCCAGCACTGCCCCT TGAAAGGATCATGGTCAGAGTGGAGTACCTGGGGGCTGTGCATGCCCCCCTGTGGACCTAATCCTACCCGTGCCCGCCAGCGCCTCTGCACACCCTTGCTCCCCAAGTACCC GCCCACCGTTTCCATGGTCGAAGGTCAGGGCGAGAAGAACGTGACCTTCTGGGGGAGACCGCTGCCACGGTGTGAGGAGCTACAGGGGCAGAAGCTGGTGGTGGAGGAGAAACGACCATGTCTACACGTGCCTGCTTGCAAAGACCCTGAGGAAGAGAAACTCTAA